Proteins encoded together in one Peribacillus asahii window:
- a CDS encoding SDR family oxidoreductase — MGKFSGKVVLVTGSSRGIGAAIAIEFAREGAFVIVNYLKNVKAAEQIVSACIEVGGDAWAIQADVTSEEAVQSMIQQIVLETGRLDVVVNNAFKPYVFDPEQRKMAWQLTWEDYQGQIDGSVRSTHYLCQAVLPIMKKQSSGSIVNIISNLVERPLVPYHEYNTAKTALMGYTRNLAVELGPFGIRVNCVAPGLVYPTDASKKTKESLKELIISQTPLRRIAKPEDIAGPVLFLSSDWSEFMTGQTLFVDGGFVM; from the coding sequence GGAAAAGTCGTTCTTGTTACGGGCTCCAGCCGAGGAATTGGAGCAGCGATTGCCATTGAATTTGCAAGAGAAGGGGCCTTCGTTATTGTCAATTATTTGAAAAATGTTAAAGCAGCTGAACAAATTGTGTCAGCTTGTATCGAAGTTGGAGGAGATGCTTGGGCGATTCAAGCAGATGTTACGTCCGAAGAGGCTGTTCAGTCGATGATTCAGCAAATTGTGCTTGAAACGGGACGACTAGATGTCGTTGTGAATAATGCATTTAAACCTTATGTCTTTGATCCTGAACAACGAAAAATGGCTTGGCAGCTCACATGGGAAGATTATCAAGGACAGATTGATGGATCGGTAAGATCGACGCATTATCTATGTCAAGCAGTGCTGCCCATTATGAAAAAACAAAGCAGTGGAAGCATTGTGAATATCATTAGTAATTTAGTAGAAAGACCGTTGGTTCCTTATCATGAATACAACACGGCTAAAACAGCATTAATGGGGTATACGCGTAATTTAGCTGTGGAGCTAGGACCTTTTGGGATAAGGGTCAATTGTGTAGCACCGGGCCTTGTTTATCCAACCGATGCGAGCAAAAAAACAAAAGAAAGTTTGAAAGAACTAATCATTTCCCAAACCCCGCTTCGAAGAATTGCAAAGCCGGAAGATATCGCAGGTCCTGTTTTATTTTTATCATCTGATTGGAGTGAATTTATGACAGGGCAAACGCTATTTGTAGATGGCGGATTTGTGATGTGA